The Mercurialis annua linkage group LG8, ddMerAnnu1.2, whole genome shotgun sequence genome window below encodes:
- the LOC126661123 gene encoding dolichyl-diphosphooligosaccharide--protein glycosyltransferase subunit 1B, whose protein sequence is MVVFAAMTGATKTLIALSILSFLFILSNSSSSPEIQVLNAERRIDLTSHIIKVYLTLKVENIGTASASEVLLAFPPTQVDHLAVVKAQAEAGKRKKKTYVPLDVKPTERPDAPNGAKYFTIYLVNPLKSGETATLEVFYIFTHSLEPFPAEISQSEPQLVYYRDSAIILSPYHIKKQTTFIKTPSAKVESFTRVEPTNRANTEVKYGPYEDRPPYSFSPIIIHFQNNNPFAVVEELVREVELSHWGNLQITEHYKLVHAGARHKGVFSRVEYQSRPGSSGASSFKNLIARLPPRVHSVYYRDEIGNISTSHLRLEYKKSELEIEPRYPLFGGWKSTFVIGYGLPLQDFLFESPDGKRYLNFSFGCPLVETVVDKLTIKIVLPEGSKDPLAVVPFPVEQHLEKKYTYLDIVGRTVVVLEKKNVVPEHNTSFQVYYTFNQIFMLAEPLMLVSVFFFFFIACVAYLHIDLSLHKQ, encoded by the exons ATGGTGGTTTTTGCAGCTATGACCGGAGCTACCAAAACCCTAATAGCTCTCTCAATTCTCTCATTCCTATTCATTCTTTCCAATTCCTCGTCTTCTCCAGAGATCCAAGTCCTCAACGCCGAGCGTAGA ATTGACTTGACTTCTCATATTATTAAGGTCTACTTGACTCTGAAG GTTGAGAATATCGGGACAGCTTCTGCTTCTGAAGTTCTTCTTGCTTTCCCACCTACTCAAGTTGATCATCTTGCGGTGGTTAAAGCACAAGCAGAAGCTGGCAAGCGGAAGAAGAAAACTTATGTGCCTCTTGATGTAAAACCAACAGAGCGACCTGATGCACCAAATGGAGCTAAATACTTTACCATATATTTGGTCAATCCATTAAAATCTGGTGAAACTGCCACTCTGGAAGTGTTCTATATATTTACACATTCTTTGGAACCTTTTCCAGCTGAAATAAGCCAATCAGAACCACAGCTGGTATACTACCGTGATAGTGCAATAATATTGTCACCATACCATATCAAGAAGCAGACAACTTTTATCAAGACACCGAGTGCAAAAGTGGAATCATTCACTAGAGTGGAACCCACTAACCGTGCTAATACAGAAGTAAAGTATGGGCCATATGAAGACCGTCCTCCTTATTCATTTTCTCcaataattattcattttcagAATAACAATCCATTTGCTGTTGTTGAGGAGCTTGTGCGCGAAGTCGAGTTATCTCACTGGGGCAATCTTCAGATAACAGAGCATTACAAGTTGGTTCATGCTGGTGCTCGACACAAAGGTGTTTTCTCAAG GGTTGAGTATCAATCTAGGCCAGGTTCTAGTGGTGCATCTTCATTCAAAAACCTTATAGCAAGACTACCACCTAGGGTGCATTCTGTCTACTATCGAGATGAAATCGGGAACATTTCAACATCTCACTTGCGTCTGGAGTACAAAAAG TCAGAACTTGAAATTGAACCACGATATCCATTGTTTGGAGGTTGGAAATCTACCTTTGTCATTGGGTACGGGCTACCGTTGCAAGATTTCCTGTTTGAATCTCCTGATGGGAAGCGTTACCTCAACTTCAGCTTTGGCTGTCCTCTTGTTGAGACTGTTGTGGACAAGTTGACCATCAAA ATTGTGCTGCCAGAGGGATCCAAAGACCCTTTAGCTGTGGTTCCTTTTCCAGTGGAGCAACACTTGGAG AAAAAGTATACATACCTAGATATCGTTGGCAGGACTGTGGTAGTtttggaaaagaaaaatgtgGTCCCGGAGCACAACACTTCTTTCCAG GTGTACTACACTTTCAACCAAATCTTCATGCTGGCAGAGCCATTGATGCTGGTATCagtatttttcttcttttttattgcaTGTGTCGCTTACTTACACATCGATCTATCCTTGCACAAGCAATAG